A region of Pseudomonas saponiphila DNA encodes the following proteins:
- a CDS encoding TonB-dependent receptor: protein MSRQQPPSAVSSPRLLASAIGVALSAGSAGHMVQAAEDTQQKTAGKAIALDATSISGEAQDNTSYQVEKASSQKYTAPLVDTPRSVTVVPQQVLKDTAATSLQDALRTVPGITFGAGEGGNPQGDRPFIRGFDAQGDTYLDGVRDTGGQSREIFDIETIEVSKGPNSAFGGRGSAGGSLNLTSKMPKQQDFLNGGFTYGSDQTRRYTLDVNRQFLEGAAFRLNLMSHEQNVAGRDAVNYDRWGVAPSLTFGLGTPTRVNVSYYHMESDDLPDSGIPYGYSSKAPKAAHIHDKPTDGGDSSNFYGLKDRDFRKTRADISTFSIEHDLNDNMTLKNTLRHGSTGQDYILTQPDDSQHNVNQFGTVWRRANSRVSTTETTTNQTDLFGEFQALGFKHSYSTGLEFTGEETRVSSYTVTPNSNPTCTPNKVGNSGGSCTSLGNPNPDDAWTGSVARNYYGTNTKATSRAAYVFDTIELDPQWLLNLGLRYDTFDTVANTNAATGRTKLKNDSQFWNWQAGLVWKPMENGSVYASYATSATPPGALVGEGAEGNPLAAGASTSDLQPEETVNYELGTKWNVLNDRLSLTAAVFRTEKKNTRVLVDALTYQNAGESRVDGLELGASGKITDKWQVFAGYSYLKSELVDPGLTGRNGVITAGAASAKGNEMPNTPKNSFSLWSTYAITPKFTVGGGAFYVDEVYGDTGNTVYVPSYTRYDAMASYKLTKNVDLQLNVQNLTDKTYYDKAYSAHFANQAAGRTALMSANFHF, encoded by the coding sequence ATGTCACGCCAACAACCACCATCCGCTGTCAGCTCACCGCGCCTGCTGGCCTCCGCCATTGGCGTAGCGCTCAGCGCCGGCTCTGCGGGCCATATGGTCCAGGCTGCTGAAGACACCCAGCAAAAGACCGCGGGCAAGGCCATTGCCCTGGATGCCACCAGCATTAGCGGTGAGGCCCAGGACAACACCTCCTACCAGGTCGAAAAAGCGTCCTCGCAGAAATACACCGCCCCGCTGGTGGATACACCGCGTTCGGTCACGGTGGTTCCTCAGCAAGTCCTCAAGGACACCGCTGCCACCTCCCTGCAAGATGCGCTGCGCACAGTACCCGGCATCACCTTTGGTGCCGGTGAAGGTGGCAACCCTCAAGGTGACCGTCCGTTCATTCGTGGTTTCGACGCCCAGGGCGATACCTATCTAGACGGTGTGCGTGACACTGGCGGCCAGAGCCGTGAGATCTTCGACATCGAAACCATTGAAGTGAGCAAAGGCCCGAACTCCGCCTTCGGTGGGCGTGGCTCGGCCGGTGGCAGCCTGAACCTGACCAGCAAGATGCCCAAGCAGCAAGACTTCCTCAATGGCGGTTTCACCTACGGTTCCGACCAGACCCGACGCTACACCCTGGACGTCAACCGGCAGTTCCTCGAGGGTGCCGCGTTCCGTCTGAACCTGATGAGCCACGAACAGAATGTGGCAGGCCGCGACGCCGTCAATTACGACCGTTGGGGCGTGGCCCCCTCGCTGACCTTCGGCCTGGGCACCCCGACCCGGGTCAACGTCAGCTACTACCACATGGAAAGCGATGACCTGCCGGATTCGGGCATTCCCTATGGCTACAGCTCAAAAGCCCCCAAGGCCGCGCACATCCACGACAAACCCACCGATGGCGGCGATAGCAGCAACTTCTACGGCCTGAAGGACCGTGACTTCCGCAAGACCCGTGCGGACATCAGCACCTTCTCCATCGAACACGACCTGAATGACAACATGACGCTGAAAAATACCCTGCGTCATGGCAGCACCGGCCAGGACTACATCCTCACCCAACCGGACGACAGCCAACACAACGTCAACCAGTTCGGCACCGTATGGCGCCGGGCCAACTCGCGAGTCTCCACAACCGAGACCACCACCAACCAGACCGATCTGTTTGGCGAGTTCCAGGCGCTGGGTTTCAAGCACAGCTACTCCACCGGGCTTGAGTTCACCGGGGAAGAAACCCGGGTCAGCAGCTACACCGTCACGCCTAACAGCAACCCGACCTGCACCCCGAACAAGGTCGGCAACAGCGGTGGCAGTTGCACCTCCCTGGGCAATCCGAACCCGGATGATGCCTGGACCGGCAGCGTTGCCCGCAACTACTACGGCACCAACACCAAGGCCACCAGCCGCGCCGCCTACGTCTTCGACACCATCGAGCTGGACCCGCAATGGCTGTTGAACCTGGGCCTGCGCTACGACACTTTCGACACCGTGGCCAACACCAACGCCGCCACGGGCCGCACCAAGCTCAAGAACGACAGCCAGTTCTGGAACTGGCAGGCCGGCCTGGTCTGGAAGCCGATGGAAAACGGCAGCGTCTATGCCTCCTACGCCACCTCGGCCACCCCGCCCGGCGCCCTGGTGGGTGAAGGCGCAGAGGGCAACCCCCTGGCCGCCGGCGCCAGCACCAGCGATCTGCAGCCTGAAGAAACGGTCAACTACGAGCTGGGCACCAAGTGGAACGTGCTCAACGACCGCCTGTCCCTCACCGCGGCGGTATTTCGCACCGAGAAGAAAAACACCCGGGTCCTGGTCGACGCACTGACCTACCAGAACGCCGGTGAATCCCGCGTCGATGGCCTGGAACTGGGCGCCAGCGGCAAGATCACCGACAAGTGGCAAGTCTTCGCTGGCTACAGCTACCTCAAGAGCGAACTGGTGGACCCAGGCTTGACCGGTCGCAACGGGGTGATCACCGCCGGTGCCGCCTCGGCCAAAGGCAATGAAATGCCCAACACGCCGAAGAACAGTTTCAGCCTGTGGAGCACCTACGCCATCACCCCGAAATTCACCGTTGGTGGCGGTGCGTTCTATGTCGACGAGGTCTACGGCGACACTGGCAACACCGTGTACGTACCGTCCTACACCCGCTACGACGCCATGGCCAGCTACAAGCTGACCAAGAACGTCGACCTGCAGTTGAACGTGCAGAACCTGACCGACAAGACCTACTACGACAAGGCCTACTCGGCGCACTTCGCCAACCAGGCCGCCGGCCGTACCGCGCTGATGAGTGCCAACTTCCACTTCTGA
- a CDS encoding Fe2+-dependent dioxygenase gives MLLHIPGVFTRDEVGRIREALEQADWADGKITAGYQSAKAKHNLQLPEGHPLAQEIGAAMLERLWQNPLFMSAALPHKVFPPLINCYTAGGSFDFHIDNAVRQPKGSPERVRTDLSSTLFFSDPEDYDGGELEIQDTYGLQRVKLPAGDLVLYPGTSLHKVNPVTRGARYASFFWTQSLVREDSQRALLFEMDGAIQELTRDVPDHPSLIRLTGTYHNLLRRWVEV, from the coding sequence ATGTTGCTGCACATCCCCGGCGTGTTCACCCGTGATGAAGTGGGGCGCATCCGTGAAGCCCTGGAACAGGCGGACTGGGCGGATGGCAAGATCACCGCCGGTTACCAGTCGGCCAAGGCCAAGCACAACCTGCAGTTGCCCGAGGGCCACCCGCTGGCTCAGGAAATCGGTGCGGCGATGCTCGAACGCTTGTGGCAGAACCCGCTGTTCATGTCCGCCGCCCTGCCGCACAAGGTGTTCCCGCCGCTGATCAACTGCTACACCGCCGGCGGCAGTTTCGACTTCCATATCGACAACGCCGTGCGTCAGCCCAAGGGCAGCCCGGAGCGGGTGCGCACCGATCTGTCGTCGACCCTGTTCTTCAGCGACCCCGAGGACTATGACGGCGGCGAGCTGGAGATTCAGGACACCTATGGCCTGCAGCGGGTCAAGCTGCCGGCGGGGGATCTGGTGCTGTACCCCGGCACCAGCCTGCACAAGGTCAACCCGGTGACCCGCGGCGCCCGCTACGCCTCGTTCTTCTGGACCCAGAGCCTGGTGCGCGAGGACAGCCAGCGCGCCTTGCTGTTCGAGATGGACGGAGCGATCCAGGAACTGACCCGGGATGTGCCCGACCATCCTTCGCTGATCCGCCTGACCGGCACTTATCACAACCTGTTGCGGCGTTGGGTCGAGGTGTAG
- a CDS encoding tetratricopeptide repeat protein — protein sequence MTVQLRRKEVLDGAQLSAMLQQSPARAAQAILVAAGEGLVEAQALLGQILLDGHGIQQDQALALRWFEIAAQGGHLMARNMLGRCHEHGWGCPADAARAAGHYRLAAEAGLDWGLYNYANLLATGRGVVQNHALALACYRRAADLGHAKSMNLLGRYLEEGLVCPADPEAARDWYRRSAEGGDFRGQFSYAAVLADAGRIDEAVDWLKQALAGGNLNFLRVACAALLNATHPRIRELALAYQRRAVELDDAP from the coding sequence GTGACTGTTCAACTTCGCCGCAAGGAAGTCCTCGATGGCGCGCAACTAAGCGCCATGCTCCAGCAGAGCCCGGCCCGCGCGGCCCAGGCGATCCTGGTGGCCGCTGGCGAGGGCCTGGTGGAAGCCCAGGCGCTGCTGGGGCAGATCCTCCTCGACGGCCATGGCATCCAGCAGGACCAGGCCCTGGCCTTGCGCTGGTTCGAGATCGCCGCCCAAGGCGGTCACCTGATGGCCCGCAACATGCTTGGGCGCTGCCATGAACACGGCTGGGGCTGCCCGGCGGATGCCGCCCGCGCTGCCGGGCACTATCGATTGGCCGCCGAAGCGGGGCTGGATTGGGGCCTGTACAACTACGCCAACCTGTTGGCCACCGGCCGTGGCGTGGTGCAGAACCATGCCTTGGCCCTGGCCTGCTACCGCCGCGCGGCGGACCTTGGCCATGCCAAATCGATGAACCTGCTGGGGCGTTACCTGGAAGAAGGGCTGGTGTGCCCGGCCGACCCCGAAGCCGCGCGGGACTGGTATCGGCGTTCAGCCGAGGGCGGAGATTTCCGTGGGCAGTTCAGCTATGCCGCGGTACTGGCCGATGCCGGGCGGATCGACGAAGCGGTGGATTGGCTGAAACAGGCCCTGGCGGGCGGCAATCTGAATTTCCTGCGAGTGGCTTGCGCCGCCTTGCTCAATGCCACGCACCCAAGGATTCGCGAACTGGCCCTGGCCTATCAGCGGCGTGCGGTGGAGCTGGACGATGCACCGTGA
- a CDS encoding type III PLP-dependent enzyme has product MSINVEDYFARDTFQKMKAFADKQETPFVVIDTQMIAQAYDDLRAGFEFAKVYYAVKANPAVEIIDLLHEKGSSFDIASIYELDKVLSRGVNPANISYGNTIKKSKDIRYFYEKGVRLYATDSEADLRNIAKAAPGSKVYVRILTEGSTTADWPLSRKFGCQTDMAMDLLILARDLGLVPYGVSFHVGSQQRDISVWDAAIAKVKVIFERLKEEDGIELKLINMGGGFPANYITRTNSLETYAEEIIRFLKEDFGDDLPEIILEPGRSLIANAGILVSEVVLVARKSRTAVERWVYTDVGKFSGLIETMDESIKFPIWTEKKGEVEEVVIAGPTCDSADIMYENYKYGLPLNLAIGDRLYWLSTGAYTTSYSAVEFNGFPPLKAFYV; this is encoded by the coding sequence ATGTCGATTAACGTCGAAGACTATTTTGCGCGCGACACCTTTCAGAAAATGAAGGCGTTCGCCGACAAGCAAGAAACCCCATTCGTGGTCATCGACACCCAGATGATCGCCCAGGCCTACGATGACCTGCGCGCCGGTTTCGAATTCGCCAAGGTCTACTACGCGGTCAAGGCCAACCCGGCCGTCGAGATCATCGACCTGCTGCACGAAAAAGGCTCCAGCTTCGACATCGCCTCGATCTACGAGCTGGACAAAGTGCTGAGCCGCGGCGTCAACCCGGCCAACATCAGCTACGGCAACACCATCAAGAAGTCCAAGGACATCCGCTACTTCTATGAGAAGGGCGTGCGTCTGTATGCCACCGACTCCGAAGCCGACCTGCGCAACATCGCCAAGGCCGCCCCGGGCTCGAAAGTCTACGTGCGCATCCTCACCGAAGGTTCCACCACCGCCGACTGGCCGCTGTCGCGCAAATTCGGCTGCCAGACCGACATGGCCATGGACCTGCTGATCCTCGCCCGCGACCTGGGCCTGGTGCCTTATGGCGTGTCCTTCCACGTCGGTTCGCAACAGCGCGACATCAGCGTCTGGGACGCGGCGATCGCCAAGGTCAAGGTGATCTTCGAACGCCTGAAGGAAGAAGACGGCATCGAACTCAAGCTGATCAACATGGGCGGCGGCTTCCCGGCCAACTACATCACCCGCACCAACAGCCTGGAAACCTACGCCGAGGAGATCATCCGCTTCCTCAAGGAAGACTTCGGCGACGACCTGCCGGAAATCATCCTGGAGCCGGGCCGTTCGCTGATCGCCAACGCCGGCATCCTGGTCAGCGAAGTGGTGCTGGTGGCACGCAAATCCCGCACCGCCGTGGAGCGCTGGGTCTACACCGACGTGGGCAAATTCTCCGGCCTGATCGAAACCATGGACGAGTCGATCAAGTTCCCGATCTGGACCGAGAAGAAAGGTGAAGTGGAAGAAGTGGTGATCGCCGGCCCGACCTGCGACAGCGCCGACATCATGTACGAAAACTACAAGTACGGCCTGCCGCTGAACCTGGCCATCGGCGACCGCCTGTACTGGCTGTCCACCGGCGCCTACACCACCAGCTACAGCGCGGTGGAATTCAACGGCTTCCCGCCGCTGAAGGCCTTCTACGTTTAA
- a CDS encoding betaine/proline/choline family ABC transporter ATP-binding protein (Members of the family are the ATP-binding subunit of ABC transporters for substrates such as betaine, L-proline or other amino acids, choline, carnitine, etc. The substrate specificity is best determined from the substrate-binding subunit, rather than this subunit, as it interacts with the permease subunit and not with substrate directly.): MIELQNLTKTFQSNGKTITAVDSVSLTVNEGEICVFLGPSGCGKSTTLKMINRLIMPTSGKVLINGEDTTDLDEVTLRRNIGYVIQQIGLFPNMTIEENIVVVPKLLGWDKQQCHDRARELMSMIKLEPKQYLHRYPRELSGGQQQRIGVIRALAADAPLLLMDEPFGAVDPINREMIQNEFFEMQRALNKTVIMVSHDIDEAIKLGDKIAIFRAGKLLQIDHPDTLLAHPADDFVSNFVGQDSTLKRLLLVKAEDAADNAPSVSPETPVAEALDLMDEHDRRHVVVTCAENKALGYVRRRDLYRQTGTCAQFLREFNATAAYDEHLRILLSRMYEFNRSWLPVLDAERVFLGEVTQESIAAYLSSGRSRGAKTSIVSPAETAPA; the protein is encoded by the coding sequence ATGATCGAACTTCAAAACCTGACCAAGACCTTCCAAAGCAACGGCAAGACCATCACCGCCGTTGACTCCGTAAGCCTGACCGTCAATGAAGGCGAGATCTGCGTGTTCCTCGGGCCATCTGGCTGCGGCAAAAGCACCACGCTGAAAATGATCAACCGCCTGATCATGCCCACCTCGGGCAAGGTGCTGATCAATGGCGAAGACACCACCGATCTGGATGAAGTGACCCTGCGCCGCAACATCGGCTACGTGATCCAGCAGATCGGCCTGTTCCCCAACATGACCATCGAGGAAAACATCGTGGTGGTCCCCAAGCTGCTGGGCTGGGACAAGCAGCAATGCCACGACCGCGCCCGCGAGCTGATGAGCATGATCAAGCTCGAACCCAAGCAGTACCTGCACCGCTATCCGCGGGAGCTGTCCGGCGGCCAGCAGCAGCGTATCGGGGTGATCCGCGCCCTGGCGGCGGACGCCCCGCTGCTGCTGATGGACGAGCCCTTCGGCGCGGTGGACCCGATCAACCGCGAGATGATCCAGAACGAGTTCTTCGAGATGCAGCGGGCGCTGAACAAGACCGTGATCATGGTCAGCCACGACATCGACGAAGCCATCAAGCTGGGGGACAAGATCGCCATCTTCCGCGCCGGCAAGCTGCTACAGATCGACCACCCGGACACCCTGCTGGCGCACCCGGCAGACGATTTCGTCAGCAACTTCGTCGGCCAGGACAGCACCCTCAAGCGCCTGTTGCTGGTGAAGGCCGAAGACGCGGCGGACAACGCCCCGTCGGTGAGCCCGGAAACCCCGGTGGCCGAAGCCCTGGACCTGATGGACGAACACGACCGCCGCCATGTGGTGGTGACCTGCGCCGAGAACAAGGCCCTGGGCTATGTACGTCGTCGCGACCTGTACCGTCAGACCGGCACCTGCGCCCAGTTCCTGCGCGAGTTCAACGCCACGGCCGCCTACGACGAACACCTGCGGATCCTGCTGTCGCGCATGTACGAGTTCAACCGTTCGTGGCTGCCGGTGCTGGATGCCGAACGGGTATTCCTGGGCGAGGTGACACAAGAATCGATTGCCGCTTACCTGAGTTCGGGTCGCTCGCGCGGGGCCAAGACCAGCATCGTTTCCCCGGCGGAGACGGCGCCTGCCTGA
- the istB gene encoding IS21-like element IS1474 family helper ATPase IstB, with protein sequence MMPQHTLNQLHQLRLDGMARALEEQWTLPASHSLSFDERLGLLLDRELAWRDNQRLVRLRKKAKLKYANACLEDLDRRTGRALDERLIATLASGDWIRQQHNLLLTGPTGAGKTWLACALGNQACRQGYSTLYLRTPRLLEQLRIAHGDGSFGRTLQQLAKVDVLVLDDWALAPLEEGARHDLLEVIDDRAGSRSTILTSQLPIEHWHGWINDPTLADAILDRLVHNAYRLTMKGESLRRKKAEEQAAS encoded by the coding sequence ATGATGCCGCAACACACCCTGAATCAACTGCACCAGCTACGCCTGGACGGCATGGCCCGCGCCCTGGAAGAGCAATGGACGCTGCCGGCCAGCCACAGCCTGAGCTTCGATGAACGCCTCGGCCTACTGCTCGACCGCGAACTGGCCTGGCGTGACAACCAGCGCCTGGTACGGCTGCGCAAGAAGGCCAAGCTCAAGTACGCCAACGCCTGCCTGGAAGATCTCGACCGCCGCACCGGACGCGCCCTGGACGAGCGTCTGATCGCCACCCTGGCCAGTGGCGACTGGATCCGCCAGCAGCACAACCTGCTGCTGACCGGCCCGACCGGTGCCGGCAAAACCTGGCTGGCCTGCGCCCTGGGCAACCAGGCCTGCCGCCAGGGCTATAGCACCCTGTACCTGCGCACCCCGCGCCTGCTGGAACAACTGCGCATCGCTCATGGCGACGGCAGCTTCGGCCGTACCCTGCAACAGCTGGCAAAGGTCGACGTCCTGGTGCTGGACGACTGGGCGCTAGCCCCGCTGGAGGAAGGAGCCCGGCATGACCTGCTGGAGGTGATCGACGACCGCGCTGGCAGCCGCTCCACCATCCTGACGAGCCAACTGCCCATCGAGCACTGGCACGGCTGGATCAACGACCCGACCCTGGCCGATGCCATCCTCGACCGCCTGGTGCACAACGCCTACCGACTGACGATGAAAGGCGAGTCGCTGCGCCGAAAAAAAGCCGAGGAACAAGCCGCATCGTGA
- the istA gene encoding IS21 family transposase, translated as MAAPRVAMRNIKECLRLKFEAGLSHEKIARALQLSKGVVSKYIAAARVAGLDWPALVAMDEAALAAALFAPTSTNKPRGERVLPDVLSIHRELRRKGVTLQLLWEEYLAAHAGQPTYRYTQFVEHYRRYAQTLKRSMRQLHRAGEKLFIDYAGPTLPVVDPATGEVRRAHIFVAALGASNYTYACATPGETQVDWLTSLGQALTYFGGVPEMVVPDNPRALVAQPDRYEPGLNRATLECARHYQTVILPARPRKPQDKAKAEVAVQVVERWIMARLRHRQFFSLHALNQAIAELLEDLNRRPFKRLDGCRRDWFERLDRPALRALPVHPYEVATFKRCKVSIDYHIEVNGSFYSVPSALARQNVDVRLTAHTLEVLHGNRRVASHLLLGRRGAYSTQREHMPAAHQAHREWTPQRLLDWGARIGPYTRQLIDHQLTHKPHPEMGYRACLGLLSLARRYGNARLEAAAERAVHLRAFTGRSVRNLLQQGLDQQPLPQRAAETTLPGDHENVRGADYYQPPQQELFDDAATHPESTAPATPGRHGPRPGRAMDAAGQPQPELR; from the coding sequence ATGGCGGCGCCGCGAGTAGCCATGCGAAACATCAAAGAATGTCTGCGCCTCAAGTTTGAGGCCGGCTTGTCCCACGAGAAGATTGCCCGTGCCTTGCAGCTGTCCAAGGGCGTGGTTAGCAAGTACATCGCGGCGGCGCGGGTGGCCGGGCTGGACTGGCCGGCGCTGGTGGCCATGGACGAGGCCGCGCTGGCGGCCGCCTTGTTTGCACCGACGTCGACGAACAAGCCGCGCGGTGAGCGAGTGCTGCCCGATGTGCTGAGCATCCACCGCGAGTTGCGACGCAAGGGCGTGACCTTGCAGCTGCTGTGGGAGGAATATCTCGCCGCGCATGCGGGCCAGCCGACCTACCGCTACACCCAGTTCGTCGAGCACTACCGGCGCTACGCCCAGACGCTCAAACGTTCGATGCGTCAGCTGCACCGTGCGGGCGAGAAGCTATTCATCGACTATGCCGGGCCGACGCTGCCGGTGGTCGACCCGGCCACCGGCGAAGTGCGCCGGGCGCACATCTTCGTCGCCGCCCTGGGCGCCTCGAATTACACCTATGCCTGCGCGACGCCAGGCGAAACCCAGGTGGACTGGCTGACCTCGCTGGGCCAGGCTCTGACCTACTTTGGCGGCGTGCCGGAAATGGTTGTGCCGGACAATCCGCGCGCCCTGGTCGCCCAGCCGGATCGCTACGAGCCGGGCCTGAACCGGGCCACGCTGGAGTGCGCGCGTCATTACCAGACGGTGATCCTGCCGGCACGGCCACGCAAGCCTCAGGACAAGGCCAAGGCCGAGGTGGCGGTGCAGGTGGTCGAGCGCTGGATCATGGCGCGGCTGCGCCATCGGCAGTTCTTCAGCCTGCATGCGCTTAACCAGGCCATCGCCGAGCTGCTGGAGGATCTGAATCGGCGCCCGTTCAAGCGGCTCGATGGCTGCCGGCGCGACTGGTTCGAGCGCCTGGATCGCCCGGCCTTGCGAGCGCTGCCGGTGCATCCCTACGAGGTCGCCACCTTCAAGCGCTGCAAGGTCAGCATCGACTACCACATCGAGGTCAATGGCAGCTTCTACAGCGTGCCCTCCGCCCTGGCCCGGCAGAACGTGGACGTGCGACTGACGGCACACACCCTGGAAGTGCTGCATGGCAACCGGCGGGTGGCCAGCCACCTGCTGCTGGGGCGACGCGGCGCTTACAGTACCCAGCGCGAGCACATGCCCGCGGCGCACCAGGCGCATCGCGAATGGACGCCACAACGCCTGCTCGACTGGGGCGCGCGGATCGGCCCCTACACGCGCCAACTGATCGATCACCAACTGACCCACAAGCCGCACCCGGAGATGGGCTACCGCGCCTGCCTCGGCCTGCTCTCGCTGGCCCGGCGCTATGGCAATGCACGCCTGGAAGCCGCTGCCGAACGTGCCGTACACCTGCGCGCCTTCACCGGGCGCAGCGTGCGCAACCTGCTCCAGCAAGGCCTGGATCAACAGCCGCTGCCCCAGCGTGCCGCCGAAACGACCTTACCCGGCGACCACGAGAACGTCCGTGGCGCCGACTACTACCAACCCCCGCAACAGGAGCTGTTCGATGATGCCGCAACACACCCTGAATCAACTGCACCAGCTACGCCTGGACGGCATGGCCCGCGCCCTGGAAGAGCAATGGACGCTGCCGGCCAGCCACAGCCTGAGCTTCGATGA
- a CDS encoding glycine betaine ABC transporter substrate-binding protein has protein sequence MKKTSLILGCLLLFAGWVQAAEKPLIRIGARVFTEQTLLAEITSQYLRSKGYDTRVTGGLGSNLARSAQESGQLDLIWEYTGVSLVAYNHIDEKLDSQQSYARVKELDAKKGLVWLAPSKFSNTYALALPQNVAKAHPEINSISDLTRALAADSRENRLVALDTEFANRSDGLAGMVKLYDMNLTRQNTRQMDAGLVYTALRNGQVFAGLVYTTDGRLNAFKLKLLEDDKHYFPDYTAAPVVRQAYLDAHPQLAADLKPLAALFDDETMRQLNARVDVDHESPAAVAADFLRQHPLNH, from the coding sequence ATGAAAAAAACAAGCCTGATACTCGGCTGCCTCCTGCTTTTCGCCGGGTGGGTGCAAGCCGCGGAAAAACCACTGATCCGCATCGGTGCCCGGGTCTTCACCGAACAGACCCTGCTGGCGGAAATCACCTCCCAATACCTGCGCAGCAAGGGTTACGACACCCGCGTCACCGGTGGCCTGGGCAGCAACCTGGCCCGCAGCGCCCAGGAAAGCGGGCAACTGGACCTGATCTGGGAATACACCGGGGTGTCGCTGGTGGCCTACAACCACATCGACGAGAAACTCGACAGCCAGCAGTCCTACGCCCGAGTCAAAGAGCTCGACGCAAAAAAAGGCCTGGTCTGGTTGGCGCCGTCCAAGTTCAGCAACACCTACGCCCTGGCCCTGCCGCAGAACGTGGCCAAGGCCCACCCCGAGATCAACAGCATCAGCGACCTGACCCGAGCCCTGGCCGCAGACTCCAGGGAAAACCGCCTGGTGGCCCTGGACACCGAGTTCGCCAACCGCTCCGACGGCCTGGCCGGCATGGTCAAGCTGTACGACATGAACCTGACCCGCCAGAACACCCGGCAGATGGATGCCGGCCTGGTCTACACCGCCCTGCGCAACGGCCAGGTGTTTGCCGGCCTGGTCTATACCACCGACGGTCGGCTCAACGCCTTCAAGCTCAAGCTGCTGGAGGACGACAAGCACTACTTCCCGGACTACACCGCAGCCCCCGTGGTGCGCCAGGCATACCTCGACGCCCACCCGCAACTGGCCGCAGACCTCAAGCCGCTGGCGGCGCTGTTCGATGACGAAACCATGCGCCAGCTGAATGCACGGGTCGACGTCGATCACGAAAGCCCCGCCGCCGTGGCTGCAGATTTCCTGCGCCAGCATCCGCTCAACCACTGA
- a CDS encoding ABC transporter permease: MAIRYGKGLIGGVAVIALLALLVHWIGITTIEHYRDDLLFYLQAHLFLVLASMLAALLVGIPAGILLSRPSMVGRAERFMQVFNIGNTVPPLAVLAIALGIFGIGSGPAIFALFLASLLPIVRNTYEGLKNVQGSLKEAAVGIGMTPRQVLWKVELPNAVPIIIGGVRVALAINVGTAPLAFLIGANSLGSLIFPGIALNNQPQLLLGAACTALLALLLDGLVTLASRLWLERGLRPS, translated from the coding sequence GTGGCTATTCGCTATGGCAAAGGGCTGATAGGAGGGGTTGCGGTGATCGCCCTCCTGGCCCTGCTGGTCCACTGGATCGGCATCACGACGATCGAACACTACCGCGACGATCTACTGTTCTACCTGCAAGCTCATCTGTTCCTGGTCCTGGCGTCCATGCTCGCCGCACTGCTAGTGGGTATCCCCGCCGGCATCCTCCTCAGCCGCCCGAGCATGGTCGGACGCGCCGAACGCTTCATGCAAGTGTTCAACATCGGTAACACCGTCCCCCCTCTGGCCGTCCTGGCCATCGCCCTGGGGATTTTCGGCATCGGCAGCGGCCCGGCCATCTTCGCTCTGTTCCTCGCCTCCCTGCTGCCCATCGTGCGCAACACCTACGAAGGCCTGAAAAACGTCCAGGGTTCCCTCAAGGAAGCTGCGGTCGGCATCGGCATGACCCCGCGCCAGGTGCTGTGGAAAGTCGAATTGCCCAATGCCGTGCCGATCATCATCGGTGGCGTGCGGGTAGCCCTGGCGATCAACGTCGGCACCGCGCCCCTGGCCTTCCTGATCGGCGCCAACAGCCTGGGCAGCCTGATCTTCCCCGGCATCGCCCTGAACAATCAGCCGCAATTGCTGCTCGGCGCCGCCTGTACCGCGCTGCTGGCCTTGCTCCTCGACGGTCTGGTCACCCTGGCCAGCCGCCTCTGGCTGGAACGTGGTCTGCGCCCGTCCTAA